One window of the Rhizobiaceae bacterium genome contains the following:
- a CDS encoding error-prone DNA polymerase, which translates to MTAQALPRYYEFGVQSNFSFLRAASKPEELVVAACLLGHAGMGLADRNTVAGVVRAWSQSKHIQLEEDAEPLKLPYHPGARLVFADGTPDVLAYPQNRAGWGHLCQLLTQANMRPESPKGAPLLYRNDIFEWGDKISLAVRADCVTADENEMAFVRDLKERFGASVWLAVAPAFDGRDRQRLAQAQIISKTFGVPLMAVNDVLYHAPDRRSLQDVLTAIRLNTPVHSVGLELTRNAERHLKAPLEMARLFRDCPSAISETVRFAKTLKFSLEKLKYNYPDEKTRDGATPQEELERLTWEGAAYRWPDGIKDEYRETIEKELALVAKLKYAGYFLTVHDIVRYAREELKILCQGRGSAANSVICYCLRITDIGPDRMEVLFERFMSEERGEPPDIDVDFEHEHRPKVLEYVYEKYSLKHTSLAAAVISYRSRSAMREVAKAMGLSDDTIDALASNTWRWTDANLGVTEAKGAGLDMSESLTKRLFESVNAILEFPRHLSQHVGGFVITKDRLDEIVPIMKTAMDDRRMIEWDKDDLDTVGLFKVDILALGMLTCLKRCFSLLEEHYSDERDKHARPYALATLPPERKDVYDMISRADTLGVFQIESRAQMSMLPRLRPKNFYDLVIEVAIVRPGPIQGDMVHPYLRRREGIEEPDYVKPELKSILKRTLGVPLFQEQAMKIAMVAAKFPADKADKLRRAMATFRRTGTLPKLKDDFIGGMIRNGYPPEFAERCFKQIEGFGEYGFPESHAASFALLVYASCWFKTYYPDVFCAAILNSQPMGFYAPAQLIRDAQDHGIEILPVDVNHSDWDCTLTPAPFDPSRVTPRHSTMRKVIRSRHAVQLGFRQIKGLPDKAMIEFVNCRGAGYTSVRDVWLRSGLERRQIEVLAQADAFRSIGLDRRAALWAVRALDAKNATENLPLFDRADTVLRDLEPEAKLPTMPLGQHVIHDYRSLGFSLKAHPLSFFRERLDRLGIVPNVRLPDIRNGARVSVAGLVLVRQRPGSARGVIFMTLEDEVSIANAVVWEKTFERFRSVVLGARFVRIDGKLQSVSDVIHVVAHRIEDLTPWLSDLSEKAASIDTYAPADEVKYGGYDPKAKRMPCNAALENAQRKEELVRDARSVMPKGRNFH; encoded by the coding sequence ATGACCGCGCAAGCGCTTCCGCGCTATTACGAATTCGGCGTCCAGTCGAATTTCTCCTTCCTGCGCGCCGCCTCCAAGCCGGAGGAACTGGTGGTTGCCGCCTGCCTTCTCGGTCATGCCGGCATGGGTCTGGCCGACCGCAACACCGTGGCCGGCGTGGTCCGCGCCTGGAGCCAGTCGAAGCACATCCAGTTGGAGGAGGACGCCGAGCCCCTGAAATTGCCTTATCATCCGGGCGCCCGGCTGGTCTTCGCGGATGGCACGCCGGACGTGCTCGCCTACCCGCAGAACCGCGCAGGCTGGGGCCATCTCTGCCAGCTGCTCACGCAAGCGAATATGAGGCCGGAAAGTCCGAAGGGCGCGCCGCTTCTTTATCGAAACGACATTTTCGAATGGGGCGATAAAATCTCGCTGGCCGTGCGGGCCGATTGCGTGACCGCCGACGAAAACGAGATGGCGTTTGTCCGCGACCTGAAGGAGCGCTTCGGCGCCTCGGTATGGCTTGCCGTCGCGCCGGCTTTCGACGGTCGGGACAGGCAGCGTCTGGCGCAGGCGCAGATCATCTCCAAAACGTTCGGCGTGCCGCTGATGGCGGTGAACGACGTGCTTTATCACGCGCCGGACCGCCGCTCGCTGCAGGACGTGCTGACGGCGATCCGCCTCAATACGCCGGTGCATTCGGTCGGCCTCGAACTCACCCGCAATGCCGAGCGCCATCTCAAGGCTCCCCTGGAGATGGCGCGGCTTTTCCGCGATTGTCCCTCGGCGATCAGTGAGACCGTCCGCTTCGCAAAAACGCTGAAATTCTCGCTCGAAAAGCTGAAATACAACTATCCGGACGAGAAGACGCGCGACGGAGCGACGCCGCAGGAGGAACTGGAACGCCTGACATGGGAAGGCGCAGCCTATCGCTGGCCGGATGGTATCAAGGACGAGTACCGGGAAACGATCGAGAAGGAGCTCGCGCTCGTCGCGAAGCTGAAATATGCGGGCTATTTCCTCACCGTCCACGACATTGTCCGGTATGCTCGCGAGGAACTCAAAATCCTCTGCCAGGGACGGGGCTCGGCGGCCAATTCGGTGATCTGCTACTGCCTGCGCATCACCGATATCGGCCCCGACCGTATGGAGGTGCTGTTCGAGCGTTTCATGTCGGAAGAACGCGGCGAGCCGCCAGATATCGACGTCGATTTCGAGCACGAGCATCGGCCGAAAGTGCTCGAATACGTCTATGAAAAATATAGCCTTAAGCACACTTCGCTCGCCGCCGCAGTGATCTCCTATCGCTCGCGCTCCGCCATGCGCGAGGTCGCCAAGGCGATGGGTCTGTCGGACGACACGATCGACGCGCTGGCGTCCAACACGTGGCGCTGGACGGATGCCAATCTCGGAGTGACGGAAGCCAAAGGAGCCGGTCTCGACATGAGCGAGTCGCTTACGAAGCGACTCTTCGAGAGCGTCAACGCCATCCTCGAATTTCCGCGCCATCTGTCCCAGCATGTCGGCGGCTTCGTCATCACAAAAGACCGGCTGGACGAGATCGTGCCGATCATGAAGACGGCGATGGACGACCGCAGGATGATCGAATGGGACAAGGACGATCTCGATACGGTCGGCCTGTTCAAGGTCGATATTCTGGCGCTGGGCATGCTCACCTGCCTGAAGCGCTGCTTCAGCCTGCTGGAAGAACACTATTCCGACGAGCGCGATAAGCATGCCCGGCCATACGCGCTGGCGACTTTGCCGCCCGAAAGAAAAGACGTCTACGACATGATCAGCCGCGCCGACACGCTCGGCGTCTTCCAGATCGAAAGTCGAGCGCAGATGTCCATGCTGCCGCGCCTGAGGCCCAAGAATTTCTACGATCTGGTCATCGAGGTTGCCATCGTTCGGCCCGGTCCAATCCAGGGCGACATGGTGCATCCTTATCTCAGAAGGCGAGAGGGGATCGAGGAGCCTGATTATGTGAAGCCGGAACTCAAAAGCATATTGAAACGGACTCTTGGTGTGCCGCTGTTTCAGGAACAGGCAATGAAGATTGCTATGGTCGCTGCGAAGTTTCCTGCCGACAAGGCGGACAAGCTGCGTCGCGCCATGGCCACCTTCCGCCGCACAGGCACACTCCCCAAGCTGAAGGACGACTTCATCGGTGGAATGATCCGGAACGGCTATCCTCCGGAATTCGCCGAGCGCTGCTTCAAGCAGATCGAGGGGTTCGGCGAATATGGCTTTCCGGAAAGCCATGCCGCCTCATTCGCGCTTCTGGTCTATGCGTCCTGCTGGTTCAAGACCTATTATCCGGACGTCTTTTGCGCGGCGATCCTCAATTCTCAGCCCATGGGCTTCTATGCGCCGGCGCAATTGATCCGTGACGCGCAGGATCACGGCATCGAAATCCTGCCGGTCGACGTCAACCACTCGGACTGGGACTGCACGCTGACCCCGGCCCCCTTCGATCCTTCCCGCGTCACGCCGCGCCATTCGACCATGCGCAAGGTGATCCGCAGCCGCCATGCGGTGCAGTTGGGATTCCGGCAGATAAAAGGCCTGCCCGACAAAGCAATGATCGAATTCGTGAACTGTCGCGGCGCCGGCTATACGTCCGTGCGCGATGTCTGGCTGCGGTCAGGTCTCGAGCGCCGACAGATCGAGGTATTGGCGCAAGCCGACGCGTTTCGCTCCATCGGGCTCGACCGACGCGCCGCGCTCTGGGCCGTGCGCGCGCTGGATGCGAAAAATGCGACGGAAAACCTGCCGCTTTTCGACCGCGCCGATACCGTGCTGCGCGATCTGGAGCCGGAAGCAAAGCTACCGACCATGCCGCTTGGCCAGCACGTCATCCACGACTACCGCTCGCTCGGCTTTTCGCTGAAGGCGCATCCGCTTTCCTTCTTCCGCGAAAGACTGGATCGTCTGGGCATTGTGCCGAATGTGCGCCTACCAGACATTCGAAACGGCGCGCGCGTGTCGGTGGCCGGCCTCGTGCTGGTCCGCCAGCGGCCGGGTTCGGCCAGAGGCGTCATCTTCATGACGCTGGAGGACGAGGTGTCCATCGCCAATGCGGTCGTCTGGGAAAAGACGTTCGAGCGCTTCCGCTCGGTCGTGCTCGGCGCGCGTTTCGTCCGCATCGACGGCAAGCTGCAATCGGTGTCGGACGTCATCCATGTCGTCGCCCATCGCATCGAGGACCTGACGCCATGGCTGTCAGATCTGTCGGAGAAGGCGGCATCCATCGATACCTACGCGCCCGCCGACGAAGTGAAATATGGCGGTTATGATCCGAAGGCCAAACGCATGCCGTGCAATGCCGCGCTGGAAAATGCGCAACGAAAGGAGGAACTGGTCCGCGATGCCCGCAGCGTCATGCCGAAAGGCCGCAACTTCCATTGA
- the fba gene encoding fructose-bisphosphate aldolase class II (catalyzes the reversible aldol condensation of dihydroxyacetonephosphate and glyceraldehyde 3-phosphate in the Calvin cycle, glycolysis, and/or gluconeogenesis), with translation MARITLRQLLDHAAEHGYGVPAFNINNMEQALAIMEAAAAVDAPVILQASRGARAYANDIMLKHMMDAVTEIYPDIPVCVHLDHGNEPGTCMTAIQSGFTSVMMDGSLKADGKTPGDWDYNVGVTKTVVDMAHLGGISVEGELGVLGSLETGMGDKEDGHGAEGKLSHDQLLTNPDEAVKFVKETKVDALAIAMGTSHGAYKFSRKPDGAVLAMNVIEEIHRKLPNTHLVMHGSSSVPQELQDVINQYGGKMKPTWGVPVEEIQRGIKHGVRKINIDTDNRMALTGQIRKVFAEDPSEFDPRKYLKPAMAAMTKLCRQRLEEFGTAGNASKIKPIPVSEMAKRYKSGELDPKIG, from the coding sequence ATGGCCCGCATCACGCTGAGACAGTTGCTCGATCATGCGGCCGAGCACGGCTACGGTGTTCCGGCCTTCAACATCAACAACATGGAACAGGCGCTGGCGATCATGGAGGCGGCGGCGGCCGTCGACGCGCCGGTGATCCTGCAGGCTTCGCGCGGCGCGCGCGCCTATGCCAACGACATCATGCTGAAGCACATGATGGATGCCGTCACCGAGATCTATCCCGACATTCCCGTATGCGTGCATCTCGACCACGGCAACGAGCCGGGAACCTGCATGACCGCGATCCAGTCGGGCTTTACCTCGGTGATGATGGACGGCTCGCTCAAGGCCGACGGCAAGACGCCGGGCGACTGGGACTACAATGTCGGCGTCACCAAGACGGTGGTCGACATGGCGCATCTGGGCGGCATTTCGGTCGAGGGCGAGCTCGGCGTGCTGGGCTCGCTCGAAACCGGTATGGGCGACAAGGAAGACGGCCATGGCGCCGAGGGCAAGCTCAGCCACGACCAGCTGCTGACCAATCCCGACGAGGCGGTGAAATTCGTCAAGGAAACCAAGGTCGACGCGCTGGCAATCGCCATGGGCACCAGCCACGGCGCCTACAAGTTCAGCCGCAAGCCGGACGGCGCGGTGCTCGCCATGAACGTCATCGAGGAGATCCATCGCAAGCTGCCGAACACGCATCTCGTCATGCACGGCTCGTCCTCGGTGCCGCAGGAGCTTCAGGACGTCATCAACCAGTATGGCGGCAAGATGAAGCCGACCTGGGGCGTGCCGGTGGAGGAAATCCAGCGCGGCATCAAGCACGGCGTGCGCAAGATCAACATCGACACCGACAATCGTATGGCGCTGACCGGCCAGATCCGGAAGGTGTTCGCGGAGGACCCGAGCGAGTTCGATCCACGCAAATATCTGAAGCCCGCCATGGCGGCGATGACGAAGCTTTGCAGGCAGCGGCTGGAAGAGTTCGGCACGGCCGGCAATGCCTCGAAGATCAAGCCGATCCCGGTCTCGGAAATGGCCAAGCGTTACAAGTCCGGCGAGCTCGATCCGAAGATCGGGTGA
- the dhaL gene encoding dihydroxyacetone kinase subunit DhaL, whose translation MTAMIDSARLKIMFAAIAEAIERDKERLCALDGVIGDADHGIAMSLGFGAARDAVAALDGAADPTTVLNTAAKSFLNAVGASSGPLYATAFMRAATAVKGKAELGADDVVGMFQAMAKGIQDRGKAEIGEKTMIDAWAPAAKAAGEKSAGGASLADAFRAAANAAAAGAEATKAMVAAKGRAERLGERSLGHVDPGAASAVVVIEAMRKSLTD comes from the coding sequence ATGACGGCGATGATCGATTCTGCCCGACTGAAAATCATGTTTGCGGCGATCGCAGAAGCGATCGAGCGCGACAAGGAGCGGCTCTGTGCACTGGACGGCGTCATCGGCGACGCCGACCACGGCATCGCCATGTCGCTCGGCTTCGGCGCCGCGCGCGATGCGGTTGCGGCGCTCGACGGCGCCGCCGATCCGACGACGGTGCTCAACACGGCCGCGAAATCCTTTCTCAACGCGGTCGGGGCGTCCTCCGGGCCGCTCTATGCGACGGCCTTCATGCGCGCCGCTACCGCGGTGAAGGGCAAGGCGGAACTCGGGGCCGATGACGTCGTCGGCATGTTCCAGGCCATGGCCAAGGGCATACAGGATCGCGGCAAGGCGGAGATCGGCGAAAAGACGATGATCGACGCATGGGCGCCCGCAGCGAAGGCGGCGGGAGAGAAATCCGCCGGCGGGGCAAGCCTGGCGGATGCGTTCCGCGCGGCAGCCAACGCCGCCGCCGCGGGTGCGGAGGCGACCAAGGCGATGGTGGCCGCCAAGGGGCGCGCCGAACGGCTCGGAGAACGCTCGCTCGGCCATGTCGATCCCGGCGCGGCGTCCGCCGTCGTGGTGATCGAGGCCATGCGCAAGAGCCTAACCGATTAA
- a CDS encoding dihydroxyacetone kinase subunit DhaK, with the protein MQTKKIINDGNRAVDEMLDGVLAAHPRHLRRVDGSPRSVVAVDGPRPGKVGIVVGGGSGHEPTFLGFVGKGLADGCAVGNVFASPPPDPILECAKAVDGGAGVLFQYGNYAGDVMNFDMAAEMAAMEDIECRTVLTTDDVATKDKAKRRGVAGNFFTFKAGGASADMMKSLDEVERIVRKANDQTFSMGVALSPCSLPQTRTPNFQLGEDEMEIGMGIHGEPGVSRGRLAAADRIVDDMVDRIFAEMSPSRGDRVAVLVNSLGSTPLMELYIMNRRVRQRLDDAGLVTHATWVGNYCTSLEMAGASITLHRMDGELQQMLDHPCDCAMFRAG; encoded by the coding sequence TTGCAGACCAAGAAGATCATCAATGACGGCAACAGGGCCGTGGACGAAATGCTCGACGGCGTGCTTGCCGCTCATCCGCGGCATCTTCGGCGCGTCGACGGCAGTCCGCGCTCGGTTGTCGCCGTCGATGGGCCGCGGCCCGGCAAGGTCGGCATCGTCGTTGGCGGCGGCTCCGGGCATGAGCCGACCTTTCTGGGCTTCGTCGGCAAGGGCCTCGCCGACGGCTGCGCGGTGGGCAACGTTTTCGCCTCGCCGCCGCCGGACCCGATCCTCGAATGCGCCAAGGCCGTCGATGGCGGCGCCGGCGTGCTGTTCCAGTACGGCAATTATGCCGGCGACGTGATGAATTTCGACATGGCGGCCGAGATGGCGGCGATGGAGGACATCGAGTGCCGCACCGTGCTGACCACCGACGACGTGGCGACGAAGGACAAGGCGAAGCGGCGCGGCGTGGCCGGCAATTTCTTCACCTTCAAGGCAGGCGGCGCATCCGCCGACATGATGAAGAGCCTCGACGAGGTGGAGCGCATCGTGCGCAAGGCCAACGACCAGACCTTTTCCATGGGCGTGGCTCTGTCGCCTTGCTCGCTGCCGCAGACACGGACGCCGAACTTCCAGCTTGGCGAAGACGAGATGGAGATCGGCATGGGCATCCACGGCGAGCCCGGCGTGTCGCGCGGCAGACTGGCGGCAGCCGACCGAATCGTCGACGACATGGTCGACCGTATCTTCGCCGAGATGTCCCCCTCGCGCGGAGACAGGGTCGCGGTGCTCGTCAATTCGCTCGGCTCGACGCCGCTCATGGAACTCTACATCATGAACCGGCGGGTGCGGCAGCGGCTCGATGATGCGGGGCTTGTTACCCATGCGACATGGGTCGGCAATTACTGCACGTCGCTGGAGATGGCCGGCGCCTCGATCACGCTGCATCGCATGGACGGCGAGTTGCAGCAGATGCTCGACCATCCCTGCGATTGCGCCATGTTCCGGGCCGGTTGA
- a CDS encoding zinc-binding alcohol dehydrogenase has protein sequence MPVSEALWVVAPAICRLETTGYEVPAGYVEIETVWSGISRGTEALVFRGDVPASEWQTMRCPLQEGTFPFPVKYGYAAVGVVTEGPAHLAGRDVFVLHPHQARFSAPESMAIPLPENVPPRRAVLAANMETALNIVWDADAAPGDRIAIIGSGVVGALAGWLCTQLPGAEVMLVDTNANRAGLAAALGCGFALPEECPEDCDIVIHASANSAGLATALAAAGMEGTIVEASWYGNRDVAVPLGGAFHSRRLRIVSSQVGQVSAGRRVRWPHRRRLEKALSLLADPRLDALVSGETEFSALPSRYAAILADPETLCHRVRYGRSA, from the coding sequence ATGCCCGTTTCCGAGGCGCTCTGGGTCGTCGCGCCTGCCATCTGCCGGCTCGAAACGACCGGGTATGAAGTGCCGGCGGGCTATGTGGAGATCGAGACAGTCTGGTCGGGTATCAGCCGCGGCACGGAGGCCCTCGTCTTTCGCGGCGACGTGCCGGCAAGCGAGTGGCAGACCATGCGCTGTCCTCTTCAGGAAGGCACTTTTCCCTTCCCCGTGAAATACGGCTACGCGGCGGTGGGTGTGGTGACCGAGGGGCCTGCACACCTTGCCGGCCGCGATGTGTTCGTCCTTCACCCGCATCAGGCGCGGTTTTCCGCGCCCGAAAGCATGGCGATTCCGCTGCCGGAAAATGTGCCGCCGCGCCGCGCGGTGCTGGCGGCCAATATGGAGACTGCTCTGAATATCGTCTGGGACGCGGACGCCGCACCGGGCGACCGCATCGCGATCATCGGTTCGGGCGTCGTCGGCGCGCTGGCCGGTTGGCTTTGCACGCAGCTTCCCGGCGCCGAGGTGATGCTGGTGGATACGAATGCCAATCGCGCCGGTCTTGCGGCCGCGCTTGGCTGCGGCTTCGCGCTGCCGGAAGAGTGCCCGGAGGATTGCGACATCGTCATCCATGCCAGCGCCAATTCGGCCGGGCTTGCCACCGCGCTTGCAGCGGCGGGCATGGAAGGGACGATTGTCGAAGCGAGCTGGTACGGCAATCGCGACGTAGCCGTGCCGCTCGGTGGCGCTTTTCACAGCAGGCGGCTTCGCATCGTCTCCTCGCAGGTCGGGCAGGTTTCCGCCGGACGCCGCGTGCGATGGCCTCACCGCCGACGCCTGGAAAAGGCGCTTTCCCTGCTTGCCGATCCGCGACTTGACGCGCTGGTCAGCGGCGAAACGGAATTTTCCGCCTTGCCGTCGCGTTATGCCGCAATACTTGCCGATCCGGAAACGCTCTGCCATCGCGTCCGCTACGGCCGTTCCGCATAG
- a CDS encoding 6-carboxytetrahydropterin synthase, translating into MFAVEVRDHIMIAHSLKSPVFGPAQGLHGATFVVDAAFFTDDLDANGLVVDIGLATEELQATLAPLRYSNLDEVEAFAGKITTTEFLCRHIFDALAEAARAGRLKDGGRVRKIRVQLHESHVARAWYEAAV; encoded by the coding sequence ATGTTCGCCGTCGAAGTCCGCGATCACATCATGATCGCACACAGCCTGAAATCGCCGGTCTTCGGGCCCGCGCAGGGATTGCACGGCGCGACCTTCGTCGTCGACGCCGCCTTCTTCACCGACGATCTCGATGCCAACGGGCTGGTCGTGGATATCGGCCTTGCGACGGAAGAGTTGCAGGCGACGCTCGCACCGCTGCGCTACAGCAATCTGGACGAGGTAGAGGCGTTTGCGGGCAAGATCACCACGACCGAGTTCCTGTGCAGGCACATATTCGATGCGCTGGCTGAGGCGGCGCGCGCCGGCCGTCTGAAGGACGGCGGGCGGGTGAGGAAAATCCGCGTCCAGCTGCACGAAAGCCATGTCGCGCGCGCCTGGTACGAGGCCGCGGTCTGA
- a CDS encoding glycosyltransferase family 4 protein, translating to MTDTVHFAVPGDLDTPTGGYGYDRRLVAELPTLGWSVEHIRLPDGFPNPGSNALAETAALLDRLSDDGLLMIDGLAFGAMPEIAEILAGRLRLVAMVHHPLADETGLSSSVVARLEESERRSLRFARQVICTSRTTAERLISGFDVEPSRLTVALPGTDRQPRKAARQGPPTILSLAAIVPRKGHDVLIGALSKLAGREWTCRIVGALDRDPEWVKFLKTQTAKSGVADRIVFVGPVTDPAEKLRAADIFALPSRHEGYGMAFAEALTHGLPIVACRAGAVPEVVAPEAGFLVPVDDTDAFAEALATLLDKDEIRVRMSETAWRAAQDLPGWDDTARSVASALERAAI from the coding sequence ATGACCGATACCGTCCATTTCGCCGTTCCCGGCGATCTCGACACGCCAACCGGCGGCTACGGCTACGATCGCAGGCTGGTCGCCGAACTGCCGACGCTCGGCTGGTCTGTCGAGCATATCCGCCTGCCCGACGGCTTTCCGAACCCCGGCTCGAATGCGCTGGCTGAAACAGCCGCGCTTCTGGATCGTCTGTCGGACGATGGGCTGCTCATGATCGATGGATTGGCCTTCGGCGCCATGCCCGAGATCGCCGAAATTCTTGCCGGCCGCCTTCGTCTCGTTGCAATGGTCCATCATCCGCTTGCCGACGAGACGGGCCTGTCTTCATCGGTCGTCGCCCGGCTGGAGGAATCCGAGCGAAGGTCGCTGCGGTTTGCCCGGCAGGTGATCTGCACCAGCCGCACGACGGCCGAGCGGTTGATAAGCGGCTTCGACGTCGAGCCGTCGCGATTGACGGTCGCGCTTCCCGGAACGGATCGTCAGCCCCGAAAGGCGGCGCGGCAAGGTCCGCCGACGATCCTGTCGCTGGCCGCCATCGTGCCAAGGAAGGGTCACGACGTGCTGATCGGTGCGCTTTCGAAGCTGGCAGGTCGCGAATGGACCTGCCGCATCGTCGGCGCGCTCGACCGCGATCCGGAATGGGTGAAGTTCCTGAAGACGCAGACTGCAAAGTCGGGGGTTGCCGATCGCATTGTATTCGTCGGTCCGGTTACCGACCCGGCGGAAAAATTAAGGGCCGCCGACATCTTCGCGCTGCCCAGCCGTCACGAGGGCTACGGCATGGCCTTCGCCGAGGCGCTGACGCATGGCCTGCCGATCGTCGCCTGCCGGGCCGGAGCGGTGCCGGAGGTCGTGGCGCCGGAGGCAGGGTTTCTGGTGCCGGTGGACGACACGGACGCTTTTGCGGAAGCGCTGGCGACGCTGCTCGACAAGGACGAGATACGAGTGCGCATGTCGGAAACCGCCTGGCGGGCCGCGCAGGATCTGCCAGGGTGGGACGATACGGCGCGAAGCGTCGCCTCAGCGCTGGAGCGCGCCGCCATATGA
- a CDS encoding class I SAM-dependent methyltransferase: MSFDTAWLDLREPADHAARDGTLLARAQEHLAGTDNPLVVDLGCGTGSTFRALGAVSTKWLLIDHDEALLAEARRRCGADVSTVALDLGDPDRIPLDVTRLVTASALIDLVSAEWIDAFVERLAAKRVGLYSALNYDGIMQWVPADAADSAVVTAFNRHQHGDKGFGPALGPQGGSHLTDALRRHGFAVATAPSPWMLDRSHAELQSVLLKGIAGAAIEAGCQEAVGWLNRRLDALPNLRGRIGHLDVLALPA; encoded by the coding sequence ATGAGCTTCGACACGGCATGGCTCGACCTGCGCGAACCAGCGGATCATGCCGCGCGGGACGGGACTCTTCTGGCTCGGGCGCAGGAACATCTCGCCGGCACGGACAATCCGCTTGTCGTGGATCTCGGCTGTGGCACAGGCTCCACATTCAGGGCGCTCGGCGCGGTAAGCACAAAATGGCTACTCATCGACCATGACGAGGCGCTGCTGGCCGAAGCGCGCCGCCGATGCGGCGCAGACGTTTCGACGGTGGCCCTGGATCTCGGCGACCCGGATCGCATTCCGCTGGATGTCACACGGCTCGTCACCGCCTCCGCGCTGATCGATCTCGTCAGCGCGGAATGGATCGACGCCTTTGTCGAGCGGCTCGCGGCGAAACGCGTCGGCCTTTATTCCGCGCTCAACTACGATGGCATCATGCAATGGGTTCCCGCCGATGCTGCGGACAGTGCGGTGGTCACGGCATTCAATCGCCACCAGCACGGCGACAAGGGTTTCGGGCCGGCGCTCGGCCCCCAAGGCGGTTCGCATCTCACAGATGCGTTACGCCGTCATGGCTTTGCGGTGGCGACCGCGCCGAGTCCGTGGATGCTCGACCGGTCACACGCCGAACTTCAAAGCGTGCTGCTGAAAGGCATCGCCGGCGCGGCAATCGAAGCAGGATGTCAGGAAGCTGTTGGCTGGCTCAATCGCAGGCTGGACGCACTCCCGAACCTTCGCGGCAGGATCGGCCACCTCGACGTGCTGGCCCTGCCGGCATGA
- a CDS encoding aminomethyltransferase family protein, which produces MTMLQSPHTPAQLHFRTLRLDTPFQPRIDALAKTNDWYSWGGYRAPHSLWDEELEYFAIRSQAAVFDISPMVKYRIEGPDAEALCNKVTLRDVAKLAAGRVHYTAWCDDEGHVLDDGTLFRLSETRFRLCCQERQLPWLLDSAMGLDVAVEEETEAVAGLALQGPTSYAVLRDAGFAGVERLKIFDLAEFPHEGGSVTISRTGFTGDLGYELFVPAELALSLWDRLFEAGKLHGIRAIGYTALNRARIEAGLIVANADFVTAEHAVRQDRVRMPAEIGLGFMVDGKKGHFNGRRAILEARRKRALRCVLVGLEIDGNVPAEHAIVYHRKLTEVGLVSAAIWSPTAKRNIAIASLARPYGDTVVDDLWVEIYAMRELQYQKLMKRARVVPRPFIKLDRRTANPPGER; this is translated from the coding sequence ATGACGATGCTCCAGTCCCCACACACTCCCGCTCAACTCCACTTCCGCACCCTGCGCCTGGACACGCCGTTCCAGCCGCGCATCGACGCGCTGGCGAAGACCAACGACTGGTACTCATGGGGCGGCTATCGCGCGCCGCATTCGTTGTGGGACGAGGAACTGGAATATTTCGCCATCCGCAGCCAGGCGGCGGTCTTCGACATCTCGCCCATGGTGAAATACCGGATCGAGGGTCCCGACGCCGAAGCGCTCTGCAACAAGGTGACGCTGCGCGACGTGGCGAAGCTGGCCGCCGGCCGCGTGCACTATACGGCCTGGTGCGACGACGAAGGCCATGTGCTGGACGACGGCACGCTGTTCCGCCTGTCGGAGACGCGCTTTCGGCTCTGCTGCCAGGAACGCCAACTGCCCTGGCTGCTGGACAGCGCCATGGGTCTCGACGTCGCCGTCGAGGAGGAAACGGAAGCCGTCGCCGGCCTCGCCCTGCAGGGGCCGACATCCTATGCGGTGCTGCGCGACGCCGGCTTCGCAGGCGTCGAACGGCTGAAGATTTTCGATCTTGCCGAGTTTCCACATGAGGGTGGAAGCGTGACCATCTCCCGGACCGGTTTCACGGGAGACCTCGGCTACGAACTTTTCGTACCGGCGGAACTGGCGCTCTCCCTCTGGGACCGGCTGTTTGAGGCCGGAAAGCTGCATGGCATCCGCGCCATCGGCTACACGGCGCTGAACCGCGCCCGTATCGAGGCGGGGCTGATCGTCGCCAATGCCGATTTCGTGACCGCAGAACATGCCGTCCGGCAGGACCGGGTGCGCATGCCGGCCGAGATCGGTCTCGGTTTCATGGTCGACGGGAAGAAGGGGCATTTCAATGGCCGTCGCGCCATCCTCGAAGCGCGCCGCAAACGCGCCCTGCGCTGCGTGCTGGTCGGGCTGGAGATCGACGGCAACGTGCCGGCCGAGCACGCCATCGTCTACCATCGGAAGCTGACGGAGGTCGGGCTGGTCAGCGCCGCGATCTGGTCGCCGACGGCCAAGCGCAACATCGCCATCGCCAGCCTCGCGCGGCCCTACGGTGACACGGTCGTGGACGATCTCTGGGTCGAGATCTACGCGATGCGGGAGCTGCAATATCAGAAATTGATGAAGCGCGCGCGTGTCGTGCCGCGCCCTTTCATAAAACTCGACCGCCGCACCGCCAACCCGCCCGGCGAGCGCTGA